In Panthera leo isolate Ple1 chromosome B3, P.leo_Ple1_pat1.1, whole genome shotgun sequence, a single genomic region encodes these proteins:
- the SLC22A17 gene encoding solute carrier family 22 member 17 isoform X1 — protein MGSSLSLAVPPGPLSFEALLAQVGALGGGQQLQLGLCCLPVLFVALGMASDPIFTLAPPLHCHYGGFAPNASGWEQPPNASGVSVASAALAASAASRVATSTDPSCSGFAPPDFNHCLKDWDYNGLPVLTTNAIGQWDLVCDLGWQVILEQILFILGFASGYLFLGYPADRFGRRGIVLLTLGLVGPCGVGGAAAGSSTGVMALRFLLGFLLAGVDLGVYLMRLELCDPTQRLRVALAGELVGVGGHFLFLGLALVSKDWRFLQRMITAPCILFLFYGWPGLFLESARWLIVKRQIEEAQSVLRILAERNRPHGQMLGEEAQEALQDLENTCPLPATSSFSFASLLNYRNIWKNLLILGFTNFIAHAIRHCYQPVGGGGSPSDFYLCSLLASGTAALACVFLGVTVDRFGRRGILLLSMTLTGIASLVLLGLWDYLNEAAITTFSVLGLFSSQAAGILSTLLAAEVIPTTVRGRGLGLIMALGALGGLSGPAQRLHMGHGAFLQHVVLAACALLCILSIMLLPETKRKLLPEVLRDGELCRRPSLLRQPPPNRCDHVPLLATPNPAL, from the exons ATGGGCAGCAGCCTGTCGCTGGCCGTGCCCCCCGGCCCCCTCAGCTTTGAAGCGCTGCTCGCCCAGGTGGGGGCGCTGGGCGGCGGCCAGCAGCTGCAGCTCGGCCTCTGCTGCCTGCCCGTGCTCTTCGTGGCGCTGGGCATGGCCTCGGACCCCATCTTCACCCTGGCGCCCCCACTGCACTGCCACTACGGAGGCTTCGCCCCCAACGCCTCCGGCTGGGAGCAGCCCCCCAACGCCAGCGGCGTCAGCGTCGCCAGCGCGGCCCTAGCAGCCAGCGCCGCCAGCCGCGTCGCCACCAGTACGGACCCCTCGTGCAGCGGCTTTGCCCCGCCGGACTTCAACCATTGTCTCAAGGACTGGGACTATAACGGTCTGCCGGTGCTCACCACCAACGCCATTGGCCAG TGGGATCTAGTGTGTGACCTGGGCTGGCAGGTGATCCTGGAGCAGATCCTCTTCATCTTGGGCTTTGCCTCTGGCTACCTGTTCCTGGGCTACCCGGCGGACAG GTTTGGCCGTCGAGGGATTGTGCTTCTGACCTTGGGGTTGGTGGGCCCCTGTGGAGTGGGAGGGGCTGCCGCAGGCTCCTCCACAGGTGTCATGGCCCTCCGATTCCTCCTGGGCTTTCTGCTTGCCGGAGTTGACCTTGGTGTCTACCTAATGC GCCTGGAACTGTGCGACCCAACCCAGAGGCTTCGGGTGGCCCTGGCAGGggagttggtgggggtgggggggcacttcCTGTTCCTGGGCCTGGCCCTTGTCTCTAAGGACTGGCGATTTCTTCAGCGAATGATCACCGCTCCCTGCATCCTCTTCCTGTTTTATGG cTGGCCTGGTTTGTTTCTGGAGTCTGCGAGGTGGCTAATAGTGAAGCGACAGATTGAGGAGGCGCAATCCGTGCTGAGGATCCTGGCTGAGCGGAACCGGCCCCATGGGCAGATGCTGGGAgaggaggcccaggaggcccTGCAGG aCCTGGAGAacacctgccctctccctgcaACATCCTCCTTTTCCTTCGCCTCCCTCCTCAACTACCGCAACATCTGGAAAAATCTACTTATCCTGGGCTTCACCAA CTTTATTGCCCATGCCATTCGCCACTGCTACCAgcctgtgggaggaggagggagcccaTCGGACTTCTACCTGTGCTCTCTGCTGGCCAGTGGCACAGCAGCCCTGGCTTGTGTCTTCCTGGGGGTTACCGTGGACCGATTTGGCCGCCGGGGCATCCTGCTACTCTCAATGACCCTCACTGGCATTGCGTCCCTGGTCCTGCTGGGCCTGTGGGATT ATCTGAATGAGGCTGCCATCACCACCTTCTCTGTCCTTGGCCTCTTCTCCTCCCAAGCTGCTGGCATCCTCAGCACCCTCCTCGCTGCTGAAGTCATTCCTACCACTGTCCG GGGCCGAGGCCTGGGCCTGATCATGGCACTGGGAGCTCTTGGAGGGCTGAGTGGCCCAGCCCAGCGCCTCCACATGGGTCACGGAGCCTTCCTGCAGCATGTGGTGCTGGCGGCCTGTGCCCTCCTCTGCATCCTCAGCATCATGCTTCTGCCGGAGACCAAGCGCAAACTCCTCCCCGAAGTGCTGCGGGATGGGGAGCTGTGCCGCCGGCCTTCCCTGCTGCGGCAGCCACCCCCTAACCGCTGTGACCATGTCCCACTGCTTGccacccccaaccctgccctCTGA
- the EFS gene encoding embryonal Fyn-associated substrate isoform X4, translating to MFYGVKLLPAGPAPQPSLTQVLPAQHGSPHPAPEHSNEDQEVYVVPPPARPCPTLGPSPGPCPPSPDPIYKVPRGSGTQSAAPGDALEVYDVPPTALRVPSSGPYDSPASFTRPLARVASQAPEEDEAPYDVPLAPKSPSELEPDLEWEGGREPEPPLYAAPSNLKRASALLNLYEAPEELLADGEGGGTDEGIYDVPLLGPEAPPSPEPPGASASNDLDTLALLLARSPPLPHRPRLPSAESLSRRPLPALPIPEAPNPSPAPSPAPGRKGSIQDRPLPPPPPRLPGYRGPKVEGDPEGGEVEDDPAGHHNEYEGIPVAEEYDYVHLKGMDKAQGSRPLDKAFPGDPELLERGPLEQQEALSAGEPLDLPTGDLQLLHFYAGQCQSHYSALQAAVAALMSSTQANQPPPLFVPHGKRVVVAAHRLVFVGDTLGRLAASASLRAQVGAAGTALGQALRATVLAVKGAALGYPSRLAAQEMTQRVAELAGQALQFTTLLSGLAP from the exons GTATATGTGGTGCCACCCCCAGCTCGGCCCTGTCCTACCTTAGGACCTTCACCTGGACCCTGCCCGCCCTCCCCTGATCCCATCTACAAGGTCCCCAGAGGGAGTGGGACCCAATCAGCTGCCCCTGGAGATGCCTTGGAG GTCTATGACGTGCCCCCCACTGCCCTCCGAGTTCCCTCCAGTGGCCCCTACGACTCCCCTGCCTCCTTTACCCGCCCTCTAGCCCGGGTTGCCTCACAGGCTCCTGAAGAGGATGAAGCTCCCTATGATGTGCCTTTGGCCCCAAAGTCACCGTCAGAACTGGAGCCAGATCTGGAGTGGGAGGGAGGCCGGGAACCAGAGCCTCCCCTCTACGCTGCCCCCTCCAACCTGAAACGGGCATCAGCCCTGCTCAATCTGTATGAAGCACCAGAGGAATTGCTAGCAGATGGGGAAGGTGGAGGCACTGATGAGGGCATCTACGATGTGCCCCTGCTCGGGCCGGAGGCACCCCCTTCTCCAGAGCCCCCAGGAGCCTCTGCCTCCAATGACCTGGACACCTTGGCCCTGCTTCTGGCCAGAAGCCCCCCACTTCCACACAGGCCCCGTTTGCCCTCAGCTGAGAGCCTGTCCCGCCGCCCTCTGCCTGCCCTGCCTATTCCTGAGGCCCCCAacccttccccagctccctctcctgctccaggCCGAAAGGGCAGCATCCAGGACcggcctctgcccccacccccacctcgccTGCCTGGCTACAGGGGCCCCAAGGTTGAGGGGGATCCAGAAGGTGGGGAGGTAGAGGATGATCCAGCAGGACACCACAATGAGTATGAGGGCATCCCGGTGGCCGAGGAATATGACTATGTACACCTGAAG GGCATGGATAAAGCTCAGGGATCTAGGCCCCTGGATAAAGCCTTCCCAGGGGATCCTGAACTGCTGGAGAGGGGGCCACTGGAGCAGCAG GAGGCCCTGTCTGCAGGGGAGCCGCTGGATCTGCCCACCGGAGATCTACAGCTCTTGCATTTCTACGCCGGGCAGTGCCAGAGCCACTACTCAGCACTGCAGGCAGCCGTGGCGGCCCTGATGTCCAGCACCCAGGccaaccagcccccacccctcttcGTGCCCCATGGCAAGCGGGTGGTGGTGGCCGCTCACCGCCTGGTGTTTGTTGGGGACACCCTGGGCCGGCTGGCAGCCTCCGCCTCTCTGCGAGCACAGGTCGGGGCTGCAGGTACAGCGCTGGGCCAGGCATTGCGAGCCACTGTGCTGGCTGTCAAGGGGGCCGCCCTGGGCTACCCGTCCCGCCTTGCGGCCCAAGAGATGACACAGCGTGTGGCAGAGCTGGCAGGGCAGGCCCTGCAGTTCACCACTCTGCTCTCCGGCCTGGCCCCCTGA
- the SLC22A17 gene encoding solute carrier family 22 member 17 isoform X2, whose protein sequence is MGSSLSLAVPPGPLSFEALLAQVGALGGGQQLQLGLCCLPVLFVALGMASDPIFTLAPPLHCHYGGFAPNASGWEQPPNASGVSVASAALAASAASRVATSTDPSCSGFAPPDFNHCLKDWDYNGLPVLTTNAIGQWDLVCDLGWQVILEQILFILGFASGYLFLGYPADRFGRRGIVLLTLGLVGPCGVGGAAAGSSTGVMALRFLLGFLLAGVDLGVYLMRLELCDPTQRLRVALAGELVGVGGHFLFLGLALVSKDWRFLQRMITAPCILFLFYGWPGLFLESARWLIVKRQIEEAQSVLRILAERNRPHGQMLGEEAQEALQDLENTCPLPATSSFSFASLLNYRNIWKNLLILGFTNFIAHAIRHCYQPVGGGGSPSDFYLCSLLASGTAALACVFLGVTVDRFGRRGILLLSMTLTGIASLVLLGLWDCEHLPFPTVWAEQRNPSRDLNEAAITTFSVLGLFSSQAAGILSTLLAAEVIPTTVRGRGLGLIMALGALGGLSGPAQRLHMGHGAFLQHVVLAACALLCILSIMLLPETKRKLLPEVLRDGELCRRPSLLRQPPPNRCDHVPLLATPNPAL, encoded by the exons ATGGGCAGCAGCCTGTCGCTGGCCGTGCCCCCCGGCCCCCTCAGCTTTGAAGCGCTGCTCGCCCAGGTGGGGGCGCTGGGCGGCGGCCAGCAGCTGCAGCTCGGCCTCTGCTGCCTGCCCGTGCTCTTCGTGGCGCTGGGCATGGCCTCGGACCCCATCTTCACCCTGGCGCCCCCACTGCACTGCCACTACGGAGGCTTCGCCCCCAACGCCTCCGGCTGGGAGCAGCCCCCCAACGCCAGCGGCGTCAGCGTCGCCAGCGCGGCCCTAGCAGCCAGCGCCGCCAGCCGCGTCGCCACCAGTACGGACCCCTCGTGCAGCGGCTTTGCCCCGCCGGACTTCAACCATTGTCTCAAGGACTGGGACTATAACGGTCTGCCGGTGCTCACCACCAACGCCATTGGCCAG TGGGATCTAGTGTGTGACCTGGGCTGGCAGGTGATCCTGGAGCAGATCCTCTTCATCTTGGGCTTTGCCTCTGGCTACCTGTTCCTGGGCTACCCGGCGGACAG GTTTGGCCGTCGAGGGATTGTGCTTCTGACCTTGGGGTTGGTGGGCCCCTGTGGAGTGGGAGGGGCTGCCGCAGGCTCCTCCACAGGTGTCATGGCCCTCCGATTCCTCCTGGGCTTTCTGCTTGCCGGAGTTGACCTTGGTGTCTACCTAATGC GCCTGGAACTGTGCGACCCAACCCAGAGGCTTCGGGTGGCCCTGGCAGGggagttggtgggggtgggggggcacttcCTGTTCCTGGGCCTGGCCCTTGTCTCTAAGGACTGGCGATTTCTTCAGCGAATGATCACCGCTCCCTGCATCCTCTTCCTGTTTTATGG cTGGCCTGGTTTGTTTCTGGAGTCTGCGAGGTGGCTAATAGTGAAGCGACAGATTGAGGAGGCGCAATCCGTGCTGAGGATCCTGGCTGAGCGGAACCGGCCCCATGGGCAGATGCTGGGAgaggaggcccaggaggcccTGCAGG aCCTGGAGAacacctgccctctccctgcaACATCCTCCTTTTCCTTCGCCTCCCTCCTCAACTACCGCAACATCTGGAAAAATCTACTTATCCTGGGCTTCACCAA CTTTATTGCCCATGCCATTCGCCACTGCTACCAgcctgtgggaggaggagggagcccaTCGGACTTCTACCTGTGCTCTCTGCTGGCCAGTGGCACAGCAGCCCTGGCTTGTGTCTTCCTGGGGGTTACCGTGGACCGATTTGGCCGCCGGGGCATCCTGCTACTCTCAATGACCCTCACTGGCATTGCGTCCCTGGTCCTGCTGGGCCTGTGGGATTGTGAGCATCTTCCCTTCCCCACAGTGTGGGCTGAGCAAAGGAACCCCAGCAGAG ATCTGAATGAGGCTGCCATCACCACCTTCTCTGTCCTTGGCCTCTTCTCCTCCCAAGCTGCTGGCATCCTCAGCACCCTCCTCGCTGCTGAAGTCATTCCTACCACTGTCCG GGGCCGAGGCCTGGGCCTGATCATGGCACTGGGAGCTCTTGGAGGGCTGAGTGGCCCAGCCCAGCGCCTCCACATGGGTCACGGAGCCTTCCTGCAGCATGTGGTGCTGGCGGCCTGTGCCCTCCTCTGCATCCTCAGCATCATGCTTCTGCCGGAGACCAAGCGCAAACTCCTCCCCGAAGTGCTGCGGGATGGGGAGCTGTGCCGCCGGCCTTCCCTGCTGCGGCAGCCACCCCCTAACCGCTGTGACCATGTCCCACTGCTTGccacccccaaccctgccctCTGA